From Arachis hypogaea cultivar Tifrunner chromosome 3, arahy.Tifrunner.gnm2.J5K5, whole genome shotgun sequence:
ACAAGGCAAGCTCTGTACGGTCAAGTTCAAGGTTGAAGAAGTCCCCATCCTGTCCTTTTTCACCAGAGACAACACCTCTAAACCAAGAGCTTCTTCCAACAACAAACACGAATCACACTCAttatcttcttctcctcctccttcgtcgtcttcttcttcttcttcttcttcggaaGAGAAGCGTTTAATGCACAAGTATTTGAGAATGGTGAAGCCTCTCTACATTAAGGTCTCCAGGAGTAGGTGCGCTGATGACAAGCTCAACGTGAATGCCTCGCCGCCGCCGCAGAACCAAGGGGAAGACGGTGGCTCCGATGAAGCCGAGGGAAGCAAGCTTTTGGGGAAGAGCCGGTCCGCCTCTGCTGCGGTGTTGGTGTCGTCAAGGCGGCGTGATGATTCGCTGCTGCAGCAACACGATGGGATACAGAGCGCCATTTTGCACTGCAAGAGGTCCTTCAATGCCTCCAGAGGTCACAATCAtttcctccttttcttctatttctttttatttcatctacgtaatttattttgatttcattTCCTCAAACAGAATGCGAGTCTTCTCAGCTACCACGTTCTGTGAGCAATCCATTGCATGACACTTGAGACATGATGCACAATTCTCAAGGACGTGATGATAATCAGTTTCAGTTATGTTTTCTAATGCGACGTCTGCATTATGTAAAAAGTCATAGTTTATTTGATTTAAGTTTAGAAGGGGAAAATTTGGAAGATAGATAAGTCTGCAGTGCCAGTGGAGTCCTAGTGGTGGCATGTGACAATGGCTATGTAAAGATCAATGCAAGCTCATTCCGCACCATTTAGCTCTTTGCCTCTTTAATTTTCTCATTGTACCCTTTGTATCTTATGTAGTACTATAATGTAAAGGCTCTTCTTTCTTGCTAAAAGGTGAAACAAGAATCACATCTTTTGAATCCTCATCCTTATGTAGAAATTGATAACTTTATTAGTAGCTGCAgtattagtataattataatattcttCTACTTGTCAGTAACTTTCATGAGTTATTTACCAATTTGCTTTTGTCTAAATAATCGTCTTTCTTTTTGCTTTTACAATGTTTGCCTCGAGAACGTAACATGCTCCAGTGCTGCTACTTCTTGATTAAAAGAATGACTGATAAATATATATACTACTATCAATGTATCAGTACTATAATAAGTTATAGACTATAGAGTTGATGAAGtttgtttttataatttgtaGTGTCATAGTTACTTGAGGCCACGGAAAATGCGGTCAGAGAAAAGGGGGGGAAGATAGATAGGTGCATGCATGAGCAGTGAAAAGTGAGATATTCTTTTTGAGTGATTAAGACCGAAGAGAGCAAAAGTTATAGACTAAACAAAAATTAAGGAAGAAAACAAACACAAACAGAACCACACAATAAAACAAGTGATTCAGTGGTTGTGTGTGGGTACGGTGTTCTGTTCTCTCGGCTTCAATGTCTCAGAAGGTTACCAAGTGTTGGAATTGGCGATTTAATTTAATGTTGCTGATGGTACTTCATTTTTGTGTGTGATGTAGGATATTCAATTAATCCTTTTGTGCCGCACTTTTGCCCCCCACTAAatgctcttttctttttgtttctttttttactCAAGATTCTCATTAAGTTAGAATTAGAACACCaattaaatacatatatcaaACTATACGCACTTGAAAAATAATacaattgataatctgaaaataatagaaataagtaCGTCAAATTTCTAATCTTTGAAATTTAAAAGCTACTCTTAAagtctctcttttatttttattattgtttttggttgtaCAATAACTGAGGCCTTATGCCTCAAAATTCAGAAGATTATTGCCCCAAAATAACTCGCACATTCAAATTCCATGAGGTTGAAAAAGGATCCAATACACCCAAACTATTGTATTATCCAAGAGTAGCTGCAATCGTAAATTCTACACATCTGACATCTCCAACGAGATTAcattttttccccctttttttggTCTAGAACTAGCTTAGATATTTAGATTGATAAAAACAACACGTACAAAGTATGAACAAAGGTGGTGCATCACCTTTAATATAGTCCATCCCCACTCCATACTTTTCTAGTTTCATTGCTCCTAGCGTGGCCCAAAGTAGAGATATTTTTGTTGGGTTTTAGGTTCCATTATTGTTTGCTTCTGCTAAGACAACCCGATAGTGTTTTTTCTTTTATGGCTTTTTTCTCCTATGACGTGTAACTTCACTAACTTGTAAGTTGTGACCTCAGTTTTGGATTTAGGAAAGGACCCCCCCGGGGTTGGGCGGGAATTCACAACAATGTGGATGAGATTAAGATAACTCCAAAAATAGTCACTTATCATTGCTAGTacgttatttttcatttttctctcaaCAAAGGAGAGCTTCTTCTCTCTAAGGAGAGAATTATAGAACGTCTGGTTCTTTTCACTCAGGGACGGTGCAGCTTCGCCGTCTCTGTCCATACAAACATCCCACAAAAATAGACTTCAATCAACATCATTTCAcaaaatacacacacacacatagaaACCATAGAGCATAGGAATGTCAGAGCATACCCAAACATACATCACCTATGCAAGAAATACAAGCAACGGCCGTGGATCAGCAAGGAGACATACTGGAGAACAACTATATGACCGAGAATCTATAGAAGGAAGGGTCATTAACATCAACCAAATAGCAAACACTGCTTTCGTTAGCCACCGTAGcctttttggttaaccaaaatagAAGCatcttttatcaaattttaaaatttgtttagagTTATTTTATCATTTATGTCTTTTAGAATTGTTTTTGTAAGCAGCAACATTTTTTAGATATCAATTTAGTAatttacttaaaatttaaaagagttttatttaatttattgaactTAATTAAAGAGCGTTCTAAAAATATTAGTAAGAGTGCATTAAAtgtatagaaatatttaaaaattaatatttaatttatatttt
This genomic window contains:
- the LOC112790837 gene encoding probable membrane-associated kinase regulator 2; the protein is MEVFTFLKYWRGGGGAEGRLPPPPPPPPAAPETTDEEEGPFIDLEFTLPNESQDHSHHSPQVHSSDSDDDGHISFTLSPSTNNHHNMELHLDPSSSFLNSNSDSDSNPNPPLPPPPFTASFLKSATKFRVFMLGLKKPKPNPTQQGKLCTVKFKVEEVPILSFFTRDNTSKPRASSNNKHESHSLSSSPPPSSSSSSSSSSEEKRLMHKYLRMVKPLYIKVSRSRCADDKLNVNASPPPQNQGEDGGSDEAEGSKLLGKSRSASAAVLVSSRRRDDSLLQQHDGIQSAILHCKRSFNASRECESSQLPRSVSNPLHDT